The proteins below come from a single uncultured Gellertiella sp. genomic window:
- a CDS encoding toxin-activating lysine-acyltransferase — protein MTSDINPAQALNTMADQAHLNRLVMQRLGARMMDPAFQEQMRLGDSTVVIAEIKAMFEDQAFVTEAFPGASPEELAAIREQMTNDGQLNTALHNSAKQARTQQIDKQLLDVVKLAMRASRYRTLFISDLTWRILPPLMLGQCQFMVDKDGTMVAFVSWAKLNAQVAKRMESPMNFRMQEHEWTCGDLLRIIDVISPFGQEEKLAREVSEKLLAQTRHQSEAEPPRTVN, from the coding sequence ATGACCAGTGACATCAACCCCGCCCAGGCGCTGAACACAATGGCCGACCAGGCCCATCTCAACCGGCTCGTCATGCAGCGGCTGGGGGCACGGATGATGGATCCGGCTTTCCAGGAACAGATGCGCCTCGGCGACAGCACGGTTGTCATCGCCGAAATCAAGGCGATGTTCGAGGATCAGGCCTTCGTCACCGAGGCTTTTCCCGGTGCCAGCCCGGAGGAACTCGCCGCCATCCGCGAGCAGATGACCAATGACGGCCAGCTGAACACCGCACTCCACAACAGCGCCAAACAGGCCCGCACCCAGCAGATCGACAAGCAGTTGCTCGATGTGGTGAAACTGGCAATGCGGGCCTCACGCTACCGCACCCTGTTCATCTCCGACCTCACCTGGCGCATCCTGCCGCCGCTGATGCTCGGCCAGTGCCAGTTCATGGTCGACAAGGACGGCACCATGGTCGCCTTCGTCAGCTGGGCAAAACTCAACGCCCAGGTCGCCAAACGCATGGAAAGCCCGATGAACTTCCGCATGCAGGAACACGAATGGACCTGCGGCGACCTGCTGCGCATCATCGACGTCATCTCCCCCTTCGGCCAGGAGGAAAAACTCGCAAGGGAGGTCAGCGAAAAACTCCTCGCCCAGACCCGGCACCAGTCCGAAGCCGAACCGCCCCGCACGGTGAATTGA
- a CDS encoding ABC transporter substrate-binding protein: protein MSDFQETLKNAERLAASGQMNRREFVQLAMALGIAVPVASSMFARVAKAEDAKKGGALVVGMEGGSASDSYDPRTYADSVMIAASLACMNGLIEFDEAGKPHGELLESWEAKPGAAEWVFNVRKGIKFSSGKELDADDILYSINLHRTADTKSPAKGVLAPITDMKALSSTQIAFTLKEGNADFPVVLSDYHLVVVPKDFKDWAKPVGTGAYTIESFEPGVRIVFKNRGDYWKPNRGNFDTVEIRYIQDAAARTAALQSGEVHAVNRLDARTVDLLMQDPNVAIVRTKGTGLRYCFVAHVTADPFTNKDLRTALKYGIDREQIIKSVYNGYATPGNDHTIDAADPFYNSKMPQRAYDPDKAAFHFKKAGLGAGTKIELQTSEGAWSSAVDCASIYQESLKKAGVDLTVTKVSGDGYWDNVWLKVPFCAVYWNRRMSTDASLTQVYSSGSDWNDSDWRRPEFDKLLVQARVELDQDKRKELYYAAQEMISDDGGMICFAISDFLDGYSPKVKGITPHPRFDMGDLRLAEKGWFA, encoded by the coding sequence ATGTCAGATTTCCAGGAGACCCTGAAGAATGCCGAACGGCTTGCTGCCAGCGGCCAGATGAATCGGCGTGAATTTGTCCAGCTCGCCATGGCGCTCGGCATTGCCGTGCCGGTGGCCAGCTCGATGTTTGCCAGAGTGGCAAAGGCCGAGGATGCCAAAAAGGGCGGCGCGCTTGTCGTCGGCATGGAAGGCGGCTCGGCTTCCGACAGCTATGATCCGCGCACCTATGCGGATTCGGTGATGATTGCCGCTTCGCTTGCCTGCATGAACGGCCTGATCGAATTCGACGAGGCGGGCAAGCCGCATGGCGAGCTGCTCGAAAGCTGGGAAGCCAAGCCCGGTGCCGCCGAATGGGTGTTCAACGTCCGCAAGGGCATCAAGTTCTCCAGTGGCAAGGAACTCGACGCCGACGACATCCTCTATTCGATCAACCTGCACCGCACCGCCGACACCAAGTCGCCGGCCAAGGGCGTGCTGGCTCCGATCACCGACATGAAGGCGCTGTCGTCCACCCAGATCGCCTTCACGCTGAAGGAAGGCAATGCCGACTTCCCCGTCGTGCTTTCCGACTACCACCTCGTCGTCGTGCCGAAGGATTTCAAGGACTGGGCCAAGCCGGTCGGCACCGGTGCCTACACCATCGAAAGCTTCGAACCCGGCGTGCGCATCGTCTTCAAGAACCGTGGCGACTACTGGAAGCCGAACCGCGGCAATTTCGACACGGTCGAAATCCGCTACATCCAGGATGCCGCCGCCCGTACCGCAGCCCTGCAGTCGGGTGAAGTGCATGCCGTCAACCGCCTCGATGCCCGCACCGTTGACCTGCTGATGCAGGACCCGAATGTGGCCATCGTGCGCACCAAGGGCACCGGCCTGCGCTATTGCTTCGTCGCGCATGTCACCGCAGATCCCTTCACCAACAAGGACCTGCGCACCGCCCTGAAATACGGCATCGACCGCGAACAGATCATCAAGTCGGTCTATAATGGCTATGCAACGCCCGGCAACGACCACACCATCGACGCTGCCGATCCCTTCTACAATTCCAAGATGCCGCAGCGCGCCTATGACCCGGACAAGGCCGCCTTCCACTTCAAGAAGGCCGGTCTCGGTGCAGGCACCAAGATCGAGTTGCAGACCTCGGAAGGGGCGTGGAGCTCGGCGGTCGACTGCGCTTCCATCTACCAGGAATCGCTGAAGAAGGCGGGCGTCGACCTGACGGTCACCAAGGTCTCCGGCGACGGCTACTGGGACAATGTCTGGCTCAAGGTCCCCTTCTGCGCGGTTTACTGGAACCGCCGGATGTCGACCGATGCGTCGCTCACCCAGGTCTACAGCTCCGGCTCGGACTGGAACGATTCCGACTGGCGTCGTCCCGAATTCGACAAGCTGCTGGTTCAGGCACGCGTCGAACTCGACCAGGACAAGCGCAAGGAGCTCTATTATGCAGCCCAGGAAATGATTTCCGACGACGGCGGCATGATCTGCTTTGCGATTTCCGACTTCCTCGACGGTTATTCGCCGAAGGTAAAGGGCATCACCCCGCATCCGCGCTTCGACATGGGCGACCTGCGTCTGGCGGAAAAGGGCTGGTTTGCCTGA
- the ggt gene encoding gamma-glutamyltransferase, whose protein sequence is MRDFERPTRSVVVAREAMAATSHPSATLAAIQVLAAGGNAMDAAIAASAVQCVVEPGSTGIGGDCFALVSRQGSPDIAAYNGSGRTPAGLTEDWFAERGLAEVPRHSPGSVTIPGAIDAWTRLHADHGRMDLAEILAPAIRLAGEGYAISPRVHRDWALEEALLCRDPDASRIFLKDGRAPAIGTVHRQPELGEALRKIAAEGRDAFYRGDLARDMVERLQAAGGPHRLEDFAAAEGAYVTPVTTTFRGHTVVECPPNGQGMIALMILNILKRFEAKGDPQSADRLHVEIEATRLAYAARAAWLADPDHAEVPVDELLSDATADRLAGMIDLGRALTDLPDFAMPLHRDTVYISVVDRDRNAVSFINSIFDSFGSGLVTPRYGITLHNRGQSFSLQKGHPNVIAPNKRPLHTIIPGMLVRDGRAVMPFGVMGGYYQAMGHAHLISKVVDYGMDLQEAINLPRVMPVPGGTCVEAEATLAPEVAAELTRRGFTLVAAEDPIGGAQAIRIDWENGTLTGASEPRKDGCALGL, encoded by the coding sequence ATGCGGGATTTCGAGAGGCCGACACGGTCGGTGGTGGTTGCGCGCGAGGCGATGGCGGCAACCTCGCATCCCTCGGCAACCCTTGCCGCCATCCAGGTGCTTGCGGCGGGCGGCAATGCGATGGATGCGGCGATTGCCGCTTCCGCCGTGCAATGCGTGGTGGAACCGGGCTCGACGGGGATCGGCGGCGACTGTTTCGCGCTGGTGTCGCGGCAGGGTTCGCCCGATATCGCCGCCTATAATGGCTCGGGACGCACGCCGGCGGGCCTGACAGAAGACTGGTTTGCCGAACGCGGCCTTGCCGAAGTGCCGCGCCATTCACCGGGTTCGGTCACCATACCCGGTGCCATCGATGCCTGGACCCGGCTTCATGCCGATCATGGCCGGATGGACCTTGCCGAAATCCTCGCCCCTGCGATCCGCCTTGCCGGGGAAGGCTATGCGATTTCGCCGCGCGTCCACCGCGACTGGGCGCTGGAAGAGGCGCTTTTGTGCCGCGATCCCGATGCCAGCCGGATTTTCCTGAAGGACGGGCGGGCCCCTGCCATCGGCACCGTGCACCGGCAGCCGGAGCTGGGCGAGGCCCTGCGCAAGATTGCGGCGGAGGGGCGGGATGCCTTCTATCGCGGCGACCTCGCCCGCGACATGGTGGAGCGGCTGCAGGCGGCGGGCGGCCCGCACCGGCTTGAGGATTTCGCGGCGGCGGAAGGGGCCTATGTGACCCCCGTCACCACCACCTTTCGCGGCCATACCGTGGTCGAATGTCCGCCGAACGGCCAGGGGATGATCGCGCTGATGATCCTCAATATCCTGAAGCGCTTCGAAGCGAAGGGCGATCCGCAATCGGCCGACCGGCTGCATGTCGAAATCGAGGCGACGCGGCTTGCCTATGCGGCACGCGCCGCATGGCTTGCCGATCCCGACCATGCTGAAGTGCCGGTCGACGAGCTGCTTTCCGACGCCACCGCCGACCGGCTGGCCGGGATGATCGACCTTGGCCGGGCGCTGACGGACCTGCCGGATTTCGCCATGCCGCTCCACCGCGACACGGTCTATATCTCGGTCGTCGACCGGGACCGCAATGCGGTGAGCTTCATCAATTCGATCTTCGACAGCTTTGGCAGCGGGCTGGTGACGCCGCGCTATGGCATCACGCTGCACAATCGCGGCCAGAGCTTTTCGCTGCAGAAGGGCCATCCGAACGTGATTGCGCCGAACAAGCGGCCGCTGCACACCATCATTCCCGGCATGCTGGTCAGGGACGGTCGCGCCGTGATGCCCTTCGGGGTGATGGGCGGCTACTACCAGGCGATGGGCCATGCCCATCTGATTTCCAAAGTGGTGGATTACGGCATGGACCTGCAGGAGGCGATCAACCTGCCGCGCGTCATGCCGGTGCCCGGAGGCACCTGCGTCGAGGCGGAGGCGACACTCGCCCCGGAGGTGGCCGCCGAACTCACCCGCCGCGGCTTCACGCTGGTGGCGGCGGAAGACCCGATCGGCGGTGCCCAGGCCATCCGCATCGACTGGGAAAACGGCACCCTGACCGGCGCTTCCGAACCGCGCAAGGATGGCTGTGCACTGGGACTGTGA
- a CDS encoding GntR family transcriptional regulator encodes MAPRQTRKISPSGTSLGRRGLDADVASQIRALILSGEFAQGERLTELGLAERWGVSQGTMRAALRLLQGEGLVVSQPRRGTTVVSLGREDIVEISTLRNLLESYAARAAAERMTDDGRRRLQLVFDQMVAAAEAGRRKRLLDLDFEFHKNVFAICGHRRLEAIYLSLEAQSRLFMSMTEYLHHDLTDSIRHHRPLFDALMAGDADRAFELSSRHSDSDLSELVSQLFSGLAVS; translated from the coding sequence ATGGCACCCAGGCAAACGCGCAAGATATCCCCCTCCGGCACCTCGCTCGGGCGTCGGGGGCTGGATGCAGATGTGGCCTCGCAGATCCGCGCCCTGATCCTGTCCGGCGAATTTGCCCAGGGTGAAAGGCTGACCGAACTCGGCCTTGCCGAGCGCTGGGGTGTGTCGCAGGGCACCATGCGCGCCGCGCTCAGGCTGTTGCAGGGGGAGGGACTGGTGGTCTCCCAGCCCCGGCGCGGCACCACGGTGGTCTCGCTCGGGCGCGAGGATATCGTCGAGATCTCGACCCTGCGCAACCTGCTGGAATCCTATGCGGCGCGTGCCGCCGCCGAGCGGATGACCGACGACGGCCGCCGCCGGTTGCAACTGGTCTTCGACCAGATGGTGGCCGCTGCCGAAGCCGGTCGGCGCAAGCGCCTGCTGGATCTCGATTTCGAGTTCCACAAGAATGTCTTTGCCATCTGCGGCCACAGGCGGCTGGAAGCCATCTATCTGAGCCTTGAGGCCCAGTCGCGGCTGTTCATGTCGATGACGGAATATCTCCACCACGACCTCACCGATTCCATCCGCCATCATCGCCCGCTGTTCGACGCGCTGATGGCGGGCGACGCCGACCGCGCCTTCGAACTCTCCTCCCGCCACAGCGACAGCGACCTGTCGGAACTGGTGTCCCAGCTGTTTTCCGGTCTTGCGGTTTCCTGA
- a CDS encoding ornithine cyclodeaminase → MSQLPSEKALVPFVSVDNMMKLVHRIGIETVLCELTDVIEADFRRWEQFDKTPRVASHSKEGVIELMPTSDGEIYSFKYVNGHPKNAGRGMQTVTAFGLLAEVSSGYPVLLTEMTMLTALRTAATSAMAARHLAPKGVTTMALIGNGAQAEFQALAMKAVVGIRNVRLYDIDPAATAKAMRNLEGSGLTVTACTSGQSAIEGAGIITTCTADKQYATILTDNMVGAGVHINAIGGDCPGKTELHRDILSRATTFVEYPPQTRVEGEIQQMPADYPVTELWRVITGAAQGRREARDITLFDSVGFAIEDFSALRYVRDRLKGTGLYQDLDIIADPDEPRDLYGMLLRARVLSGSY, encoded by the coding sequence ATGTCGCAACTGCCGTCGGAAAAGGCGCTCGTTCCCTTCGTGAGCGTCGACAACATGATGAAGCTGGTCCACCGGATCGGCATCGAGACGGTGCTTTGCGAGCTGACGGATGTGATCGAGGCGGATTTCCGCCGCTGGGAACAGTTCGACAAGACCCCGCGCGTCGCCTCCCATTCGAAGGAAGGGGTGATCGAACTGATGCCGACGTCCGACGGCGAGATCTACAGCTTCAAATATGTGAACGGCCATCCGAAGAATGCCGGGCGCGGCATGCAGACCGTCACCGCCTTCGGACTGCTGGCGGAAGTCTCGAGCGGCTATCCGGTGCTGCTCACCGAAATGACCATGCTGACGGCGCTGCGCACGGCGGCCACCTCCGCCATGGCCGCCCGCCATCTCGCCCCGAAGGGGGTAACCACCATGGCGCTGATCGGCAATGGCGCGCAGGCCGAATTCCAGGCGCTGGCAATGAAGGCGGTCGTGGGCATCCGCAATGTCAGGCTTTACGACATCGACCCCGCGGCAACCGCCAAGGCCATGCGCAATCTTGAAGGGTCCGGCCTGACGGTCACCGCCTGCACCTCGGGCCAGTCGGCCATCGAAGGGGCCGGCATCATCACCACCTGCACCGCCGACAAGCAATATGCGACCATTCTCACCGACAACATGGTCGGCGCCGGCGTGCATATCAATGCCATCGGCGGCGACTGCCCGGGCAAGACCGAGCTGCACCGCGACATCCTCTCCCGCGCCACCACCTTCGTCGAATATCCGCCGCAGACCCGGGTCGAGGGCGAGATCCAGCAGATGCCGGCCGATTACCCCGTCACCGAACTGTGGCGGGTGATCACCGGCGCGGCCCAGGGTCGCCGCGAGGCACGCGACATCACGCTGTTTGACAGCGTCGGCTTTGCCATCGAGGATTTCTCCGCATTGCGCTATGTCCGCGACCGCCTGAAGGGCACCGGCCTCTATCAGGACCTCGACATCATCGCCGATCCCGACGAACCCCGCGACCTCTACGGCATGCTCTTGCGGGCAAGAGTTCTGTCAGGTTCATACTGA
- a CDS encoding DUF2892 domain-containing protein, producing the protein MSIDRAVLAFAGCVVLVSLLLARFVHPDFVWLTAFAGINLLQSAFTGFCPAVIVFRKLGLGRESAF; encoded by the coding sequence GTGTCCATTGATCGTGCTGTTCTTGCCTTTGCCGGTTGTGTCGTGCTGGTCTCACTGCTGCTCGCCCGTTTCGTCCATCCGGACTTTGTCTGGCTGACTGCCTTTGCCGGCATCAACCTCTTGCAGTCCGCGTTCACCGGTTTCTGCCCGGCGGTGATCGTGTTCCGCAAGCTTGGCCTAGGCAGGGAAAGCGCCTTCTGA
- a CDS encoding FAD-dependent oxidoreductase, whose product MSRLPAEAEIVIIGGGIIGCSVAYHLTKLGKKNVLLLERKQLTSGTTWHAAGLVRGMLYTKNLTQLAQYSLDLYTRLEAETGQATGLKQNGSISIAANPERWEEIRRGASMARAFGVEVEEISLDRAQELWPLMRVDDLTGAVFFPQDGQVNPADTTMALAKGARMGGATILEHCKVTGIEMKGGRPVGVTTSEGNVKTEIVINCAGMWAHEVGRWAGVDVPLHAAEHYYLVTEAMDLPKNLPVLRNMDAGAYFKEDTGKILFGGFETKAKPWGMDGIPEDFCFDELPEDFEHFQPVIEGAMHRVPILAETGIRKFFNGPESFTPDQRYLLGPAPDVENYWVAAGFNSIGIQSAGGAGMALAHWIVEGHPPLDLWDVDLRRMQPHQNRKSYLVTRVSEALGLTYAMHWPYRQFETARNIRHTPLYARLKEHGACFGELAGWERPNWFANPGQEPKYQYSFGRQNWFENAAAEVHATRTAVGLYDQSTMAKFLVTGKDAEAALQYVSAADMAVPDGKSVYTQWLNERGGIEADLTITRLGRERFLIMTAAATAVRDMSWLKRHIPAGLTVGIEDVTSAIAILGVMGPNARALMQSVSADDFTNAGFPFGASKVVTIGSVEARATRISYMGELGWELYVPAEFAIALFDTLMAAGGPHGLKLCGMHAMDALRIEKAYRHWGHDITEEDTPIEAGLAFAVAYDKAVPFLGREALLKQRAEPVLKKRLVQFALNDPDPILYHNEPIYRNGKLVGTTSSANYGHHLGSAIALGYVVEEGGVTPDYVASGEWEIEIGLKRFSARASLRPMYDPTSARMKV is encoded by the coding sequence ATGAGCAGACTTCCAGCCGAAGCTGAAATTGTCATTATCGGGGGCGGCATCATCGGCTGCTCCGTCGCCTATCACCTGACCAAGCTCGGCAAGAAGAACGTGCTGTTGCTCGAGCGCAAGCAGCTGACCTCGGGCACCACCTGGCATGCCGCCGGCCTGGTGCGCGGCATGCTCTATACCAAGAACCTCACCCAGCTTGCCCAGTACAGCCTCGATCTCTACACGCGGCTCGAAGCGGAAACCGGGCAGGCAACCGGCCTCAAGCAGAATGGCTCGATCTCGATTGCCGCCAATCCCGAGCGCTGGGAAGAAATCCGCCGGGGTGCCTCGATGGCCCGCGCCTTCGGCGTCGAGGTCGAGGAAATCTCGCTCGACCGGGCGCAGGAACTCTGGCCGCTGATGCGGGTCGATGACCTCACCGGCGCGGTGTTCTTCCCGCAGGACGGCCAGGTCAACCCCGCCGACACCACCATGGCGCTGGCCAAGGGGGCCCGGATGGGCGGCGCGACGATCCTTGAACACTGCAAGGTGACCGGCATCGAGATGAAGGGCGGCCGCCCGGTTGGCGTCACCACCAGCGAAGGCAATGTCAAGACCGAGATCGTCATCAACTGTGCGGGCATGTGGGCGCATGAAGTCGGCCGCTGGGCCGGCGTCGACGTGCCGCTGCATGCTGCCGAGCACTATTACCTCGTCACCGAGGCGATGGACCTGCCCAAGAACCTGCCGGTGCTGCGCAACATGGATGCGGGGGCCTATTTCAAGGAAGATACCGGCAAGATCCTGTTCGGCGGCTTTGAAACCAAGGCCAAGCCGTGGGGCATGGACGGCATTCCGGAAGATTTCTGCTTCGACGAACTGCCGGAGGATTTCGAACACTTCCAGCCGGTCATCGAGGGCGCGATGCACCGCGTGCCGATCCTTGCCGAGACAGGTATCCGCAAGTTCTTTAACGGCCCCGAGAGCTTCACCCCCGACCAGCGCTACCTGCTGGGTCCGGCTCCGGATGTGGAAAACTACTGGGTCGCCGCCGGGTTCAACTCGATCGGCATCCAGTCGGCAGGCGGTGCCGGCATGGCGCTCGCCCACTGGATCGTCGAGGGTCATCCGCCGCTCGACCTCTGGGATGTGGACCTGCGCCGCATGCAGCCGCACCAGAACCGCAAGTCCTACCTGGTCACCCGCGTGTCCGAGGCGCTCGGCCTGACCTATGCGATGCACTGGCCCTATCGCCAGTTCGAGACCGCCCGCAACATCCGCCACACCCCGCTTTATGCGCGGCTGAAGGAGCATGGTGCCTGCTTTGGAGAACTGGCGGGCTGGGAACGGCCGAACTGGTTTGCCAATCCCGGCCAGGAGCCGAAATACCAGTACAGCTTCGGCCGCCAGAACTGGTTTGAAAACGCGGCTGCCGAAGTGCATGCCACCCGCACGGCGGTCGGCCTTTACGACCAGTCGACGATGGCGAAGTTCCTCGTCACCGGCAAGGATGCGGAAGCAGCCCTGCAATATGTCTCCGCTGCCGACATGGCGGTGCCGGATGGCAAGTCGGTCTATACCCAGTGGCTGAACGAGCGGGGCGGCATCGAGGCCGACCTGACCATCACCCGGCTTGGCCGCGAGCGCTTCCTGATCATGACGGCAGCGGCGACGGCAGTGCGCGACATGTCCTGGCTGAAGCGCCATATCCCTGCAGGCCTGACTGTTGGCATCGAGGATGTCACCAGCGCGATTGCCATTCTCGGCGTCATGGGCCCGAATGCCCGCGCCCTGATGCAGTCGGTCAGCGCCGACGATTTCACCAATGCCGGCTTCCCCTTCGGCGCGTCGAAGGTGGTCACCATCGGCTCGGTCGAGGCCCGGGCAACCCGCATCAGCTACATGGGCGAACTGGGCTGGGAACTCTATGTGCCCGCCGAGTTTGCCATCGCCCTGTTCGACACGCTGATGGCGGCAGGCGGCCCGCACGGGCTGAAGCTCTGCGGCATGCATGCGATGGACGCGCTGCGCATCGAGAAGGCCTATCGCCACTGGGGCCATGACATCACCGAGGAAGACACGCCCATCGAGGCGGGCCTGGCCTTTGCGGTTGCCTATGACAAGGCCGTGCCCTTCCTTGGCCGCGAGGCCCTGCTGAAGCAGCGCGCCGAACCGGTGCTGAAGAAGCGGCTGGTGCAGTTCGCCCTCAACGATCCTGATCCGATCCTCTATCACAACGAGCCGATCTACCGGAACGGCAAGCTGGTGGGCACCACGAGTTCGGCGAACTACGGCCACCATCTCGGCTCGGCCATCGCGCTCGGCTATGTCGTGGAAGAAGGCGGCGTGACACCGGACTATGTGGCCTCCGGCGAATGGGAGATCGAGATCGGTCTGAAACGCTTCTCCGCTCGCGCCAGCCTGCGGCCGATGTATGATCCGACCAGCGCGCGGATGAAAGTCTAG
- a CDS encoding FAD-dependent oxidoreductase — protein sequence MAQHKRVVIVGGGMMGVGLLYGLAELGWKEVLLLEKGELTSGSTWHAAGQCASFQGNYNIAKIHHYGVELYPKLEAMTGQYVSWHGCGGIRLATTPEEVDWFNYVLGFSRNIGFRMEVIGPEEIRRINPFVDTTGVLAGAYTMDDGHVDPAGACNAMAIAARNLGGQIMRNTCATGISQLESGEWLVKTDQGDFIAEHVVNAAGCYAREVGKWVGLDVPITNMEHQYLVTEAIQEFRDRDIEIPVMRDPYTAGYYRQEQKSGLIGIYEHANAREAWDERGGFPEWGSSNELFSGDLDRIGPWLERAMERMPIFAEAGIKRIINGAIPHTPDGNPLLGPVAGLKNFWMCCGSSIGIAQGAGCGKYLAQWMVEGDSEINMKDFDPRRFGRYADQTYTRAKSFEDYHHMFATHLPGEERPAGRPVRRSPVYDRLLAKGCVYTEGGGYERPKFFAPEGEAEVPGFRRNNAFPIVAAECRAVRERVGIADLTSFAKFDVTGPDAGTCLDRLLANKLPRKNGGIALTHLLSEGGRIETEFTVTRLADDRYYLLSSISAENRDFDFLTSLIRDGEQVTVRDVTDERGVLVLAGPKARDVLQGLTPASLANADFRWLTAQEIEVCGIALRALRVNYVGELGWELHVPVDGMAELYDRLVEAGKPFGIADFGLYAINSLRMEKGYRGWGAELTNEITLIEADMERFTAFDKGDFRGRDATLAVREAGIATRLVYLEVAATDSDVRGGEPVMAGGRCVGVATSGGYGHATQKALAFAYVTPDLAAPGTALELEILGQRHGATVLAEPVFDPENARPRA from the coding sequence ATGGCTCAGCACAAAAGGGTGGTAATCGTCGGCGGCGGCATGATGGGGGTCGGGCTTCTCTACGGTCTGGCCGAACTCGGCTGGAAAGAAGTGCTGCTTCTGGAAAAGGGCGAGCTGACCTCGGGCTCCACATGGCATGCCGCCGGGCAATGCGCGAGCTTCCAGGGCAATTACAACATTGCCAAGATCCATCATTACGGCGTCGAGCTCTATCCGAAGCTGGAGGCCATGACCGGACAGTATGTCAGCTGGCACGGCTGCGGCGGCATCCGTCTGGCGACCACGCCGGAAGAGGTCGACTGGTTCAACTACGTGCTGGGCTTTTCCCGCAACATCGGCTTCCGCATGGAGGTCATCGGTCCGGAAGAAATCCGCCGGATCAATCCCTTTGTGGATACGACCGGGGTTCTCGCCGGGGCCTATACGATGGATGACGGCCATGTCGACCCGGCAGGGGCCTGCAACGCCATGGCGATTGCGGCCCGCAACCTGGGCGGCCAGATCATGCGCAACACCTGCGCCACCGGCATTTCGCAGCTCGAAAGCGGCGAATGGCTGGTCAAGACCGACCAGGGCGATTTCATCGCCGAACACGTGGTCAATGCGGCCGGCTGCTATGCCCGTGAAGTCGGCAAATGGGTCGGCCTCGACGTGCCGATCACCAATATGGAACACCAGTATCTGGTGACCGAGGCGATCCAGGAATTCCGCGACCGCGACATCGAAATCCCCGTGATGCGCGATCCCTATACTGCCGGCTATTACCGGCAGGAGCAGAAATCCGGCCTGATCGGCATCTACGAACATGCCAATGCCCGCGAGGCCTGGGACGAGCGCGGCGGTTTCCCGGAATGGGGGTCGAGCAACGAACTGTTCTCCGGCGACCTCGACCGCATCGGCCCCTGGCTGGAACGCGCCATGGAACGCATGCCGATCTTTGCCGAGGCAGGCATCAAGCGGATCATCAACGGTGCGATCCCGCACACCCCCGACGGCAATCCGCTGCTCGGGCCGGTCGCGGGGCTGAAGAATTTCTGGATGTGCTGCGGCTCGTCGATCGGCATCGCGCAAGGGGCGGGCTGCGGCAAGTACCTCGCCCAGTGGATGGTCGAGGGCGACAGCGAAATCAACATGAAGGATTTCGATCCCCGCCGCTTTGGCCGCTATGCCGACCAGACCTATACCCGTGCCAAGTCCTTCGAGGACTACCACCACATGTTCGCCACCCATCTGCCGGGGGAAGAGCGTCCGGCGGGACGTCCCGTCCGCCGCTCGCCGGTCTATGACCGGCTGCTGGCCAAGGGCTGCGTCTATACCGAGGGCGGCGGCTATGAGCGGCCGAAATTCTTCGCGCCGGAAGGCGAGGCCGAAGTGCCCGGCTTCCGCCGCAACAACGCCTTCCCGATTGTCGCTGCCGAATGCCGTGCGGTGCGCGAGCGGGTCGGCATTGCCGATCTCACCAGCTTTGCCAAGTTCGACGTCACCGGCCCGGATGCCGGGACCTGTCTCGACCGGCTGCTGGCCAACAAGCTGCCGCGCAAGAATGGCGGCATCGCGCTCACCCATCTGCTCAGCGAAGGCGGGCGGATCGAGACCGAATTCACCGTCACCCGGCTTGCCGATGACCGCTACTACCTGCTGTCCTCGATCAGCGCCGAAAACCGCGATTTCGATTTCCTGACCTCGCTGATCCGCGATGGCGAACAGGTGACGGTGCGCGATGTCACCGACGAGCGCGGCGTGCTGGTGCTCGCCGGACCGAAGGCGCGCGACGTGCTTCAGGGCCTGACGCCCGCAAGCCTTGCCAATGCGGATTTCCGCTGGCTGACGGCGCAGGAAATCGAGGTCTGCGGCATCGCGCTCCGGGCACTCAGGGTCAACTATGTCGGCGAACTCGGCTGGGAACTGCATGTGCCGGTGGACGGCATGGCCGAACTCTATGACCGGCTGGTCGAGGCCGGGAAGCCCTTCGGCATTGCCGATTTCGGCCTCTACGCGATCAACAGCCTGCGCATGGAAAAGGGCTATCGCGGCTGGGGGGCTGAACTCACCAACGAGATCACCCTGATCGAAGCCGACATGGAACGCTTTACCGCCTTCGACAAGGGCGATTTCCGCGGCCGCGACGCCACCCTCGCGGTGCGCGAGGCCGGAATTGCCACCAGGCTCGTCTATCTCGAGGTGGCGGCCACCGACAGCGACGTGCGCGGCGGCGAACCCGTTATGGCCGGCGGACGCTGCGTCGGGGTTGCGACCTCGGGCGGCTATGGCCATGCCACGCAGAAGGCGCTGGCCTTTGCCTATGTCACCCCGGATCTTGCGGCCCCCGGCACGGCGCTGGAGCTTGAGATCCTCGGCCAGAGGCATGGGGCAACGGTGCTTGCCGAGCCGGTCTTCGACCCGGAAAATGCCCGCCCGCGCGCCTGA